The following coding sequences are from one Halomicrobium zhouii window:
- a CDS encoding DNA topoisomerase VI subunit B — MTSLQSELGEEEGIAEELAESQRAISIAEFFEKNKHMLGFDSGARGLVTAVKEAVDNALDACEEAGIPPDIYVEIQEQGDYYRLIVEDNGPGITKEQIPKIFGKLLYGSRFHKREQNRGQQGIGISAAVLYSQLTSGKPAEITSRTQGGDEAEYFELIIDTDQNEPEIDVEETTTWERPHGTRIEMEMEANMRARQQLHDYIKHTAVVNPHARIELREPNDHFKYERATDQLPAETEEIRPHPHGVELGTLIKMLDATDSYSVSGFMQGEFTRVGQKTADDVIDSLKDRHYGRELAWQPPEEKKKRDYKAFLEQAVSNKGADATSQFATNVADVVSGRERVSHQDVVEIVDNVADGVEDDHDVTFGSTVRENAVDAVWGLVTGTAEGEDEDAPQEYRARDLYQMIDEATTSRKDDAGIKGLADRIAAKLVREDGHRDRFTYDELAEFVRKSAEDTEEYDDVTFGETARENVLERLWAIGRTVPDDAPDVSEIAGDRDTASELLEAMRETDIIAPPTDCLAPITDELVEAGLKKEFDADFYAASTRDASVHGGDPFIVEAGLAYGGDVEAENKATVMRFANRVPLVYQRGACATTDVVKSINWRNYGLDQPGGSGIPNGPVVIMVHVASTNVPFTSESKDAVANVPEMESEIELAIREAARDLKSYLNKRRSMQQRREKQNKLATILPEMAEKLTEVTGRDELVIDDSIARIMNNVLVEREVEDGTVKVVVENNSDTNADVDVTDIVSVEPQDTNGAQVVEMDGEWFVKWSETVSSGEEATLEYSVDGDAEFDISVEGVEDELLTVNA; from the coding sequence ATGACCTCGCTACAGTCGGAACTCGGGGAAGAGGAGGGGATCGCGGAGGAACTGGCAGAGAGCCAGCGCGCCATCTCCATCGCCGAGTTCTTCGAGAAGAACAAGCACATGCTCGGGTTCGACTCGGGAGCCCGGGGACTCGTCACTGCCGTCAAGGAGGCCGTGGACAACGCGCTCGACGCCTGCGAGGAGGCCGGCATTCCGCCGGACATCTACGTCGAAATCCAGGAGCAGGGCGACTACTACCGCCTGATAGTCGAGGACAACGGACCGGGGATCACCAAAGAGCAGATTCCCAAAATCTTCGGGAAACTGCTCTACGGCTCCCGGTTCCACAAGCGCGAGCAGAACCGCGGCCAGCAGGGTATCGGTATCTCCGCCGCGGTGCTGTACTCCCAGCTCACCAGCGGGAAACCCGCCGAGATCACCAGCCGGACGCAGGGTGGTGACGAGGCGGAGTACTTCGAGCTCATCATCGACACGGACCAGAACGAACCGGAGATCGACGTCGAGGAGACGACGACGTGGGAGCGACCACACGGGACCCGCATCGAGATGGAGATGGAGGCCAACATGCGGGCCCGCCAGCAGCTCCACGATTACATCAAGCACACCGCCGTCGTCAACCCCCACGCCCGCATCGAACTCCGCGAGCCCAACGACCACTTCAAGTACGAGCGGGCGACCGACCAGCTCCCCGCCGAGACCGAGGAGATCCGACCCCATCCACACGGCGTCGAACTCGGGACGCTGATCAAGATGCTCGACGCCACGGATTCGTACTCCGTCTCCGGCTTCATGCAGGGAGAGTTCACACGCGTCGGGCAGAAGACCGCCGATGACGTCATCGACAGCCTCAAAGACCGTCACTACGGCCGCGAACTCGCCTGGCAGCCCCCCGAGGAGAAGAAGAAGCGAGATTACAAGGCGTTCCTCGAACAGGCCGTCTCGAACAAGGGAGCCGACGCCACCTCGCAGTTCGCCACGAACGTCGCCGACGTCGTGAGTGGCAGGGAGCGCGTCTCCCACCAGGACGTCGTCGAAATCGTCGACAACGTCGCCGACGGCGTCGAGGACGACCACGACGTCACCTTCGGCTCGACGGTGCGCGAGAACGCCGTGGACGCCGTCTGGGGGCTCGTCACTGGTACCGCAGAGGGCGAGGACGAAGACGCGCCCCAGGAGTACCGCGCGAGGGACCTCTACCAGATGATCGACGAGGCCACCACGAGCCGCAAGGACGACGCCGGCATCAAGGGCCTCGCCGACCGCATCGCCGCCAAACTCGTCCGCGAGGACGGCCACCGCGACCGGTTCACCTACGACGAACTGGCCGAGTTCGTCCGGAAGTCCGCCGAGGACACCGAGGAGTACGACGACGTCACCTTCGGTGAGACGGCCAGGGAGAACGTCCTCGAACGGCTCTGGGCCATCGGTCGGACGGTGCCCGACGACGCGCCCGACGTCTCGGAGATAGCCGGCGACCGCGACACCGCGAGCGAACTGCTGGAGGCGATGCGGGAGACCGACATCATCGCACCGCCGACGGACTGCCTCGCGCCCATCACCGACGAACTGGTCGAGGCAGGGCTCAAAAAGGAGTTCGACGCGGACTTCTACGCCGCCTCGACCCGGGACGCCTCGGTCCACGGCGGCGACCCGTTCATCGTCGAGGCCGGCCTCGCCTACGGCGGCGACGTCGAGGCCGAGAACAAGGCGACGGTGATGCGCTTCGCCAACCGCGTCCCCCTCGTCTACCAGCGCGGCGCCTGTGCGACGACGGACGTCGTCAAGTCGATCAACTGGCGCAACTACGGCCTCGACCAGCCCGGCGGCTCCGGCATCCCGAACGGCCCGGTCGTCATCATGGTCCACGTCGCCTCGACGAACGTGCCGTTCACGAGCGAGTCCAAGGACGCCGTCGCGAACGTCCCCGAGATGGAATCGGAGATCGAACTCGCCATCCGGGAAGCGGCCCGCGACCTGAAATCGTACCTGAACAAGCGCCGCTCGATGCAGCAACGCCGCGAGAAGCAGAACAAGCTCGCCACCATCCTCCCCGAGATGGCCGAGAAGCTCACCGAGGTGACGGGCCGGGACGAACTGGTCATCGACGACTCCATCGCCCGCATCATGAACAACGTCCTCGTCGAGCGGGAAGTCGAGGACGGCACGGTGAAGGTCGTCGTCGAGAACAACTCCGACACGAACGCCGACGTCGACGTGACCGACATCGTCAGCGTCGAGCCCCAGGATACGAACGGCGCCCAGGTGGTCGAGATGGACGGCGAGTGGTTCGTCAAGTGGTCGGAGACGGTGAGTTCCGGCGAGGAAGCCACGCTGGAGTACAGCGTCGACGGTGACGCCGAGTTCGACATCTCGGTCGAGGGCGTCGAGGACGAGCTGCTGACGGTCAACGCATAA